AAGGCAAATCCTGAAGATTCAGAAGTACATTCACTTCTACAAAAATGTAATGATATTATTGGGAAAGAAAAGAAATTAGTTAGCATAATTCAACACAGAGATGCTGAATCGAGTTCAGCATGACACGTTTTATACACCCCTGCACCCCTCTTAATAGAGGGGAATTAAACGGAGCAAGAGATAAAGGGTTGAATTATAACGATTTAAAGTGAAAAATATTTGAAAAAAAAGAGGTGGTGAGGTCTTTTCCACACTCCCGGATTACATTTTTATGCAATCCTATCTATTATGGATAAATCTCCGATGAAGCAATTACTCTCTATCGAAAACGAAGCAAGGCGGCGGGCATTGTTTGTCGCTCTTTTGAGTAAAGAGATGATGCTTCGCGGGCTGAAAAGCGAACGAATATCATAGCCATCGCTCCGAGGCTGGAAGTGCGCGTCATACTCTATGCTGCAAAATATTGGAATGACAGCGATAGTTTGATGTGGGCGAGGGTTCTGTTTGAGATACTCAAAAAAATCGCGGGTGGGGATATAACATATCTTAAAGGAAGGGCAGAGAAAGAAAATATTGCAGACCTTTTGTCACTGCTTCTTCTGAATGGAGATAACAGGTAATGCGCCTGGACTATGAAAATCTAAAGCAGATTGCCCTTGAAGCACGTGTTGAGCTTACGCTGAGCAAGTAAGATTGATCCGGGCAGGCAGCGTATTCGGAGGAAACGCCGGAATGCGGAAAAAAAGGCTCTTCTCTATCGCATGGCACTTGACCGCATTGAAAGATATCCGCCAGGGAGAGACAAAGAGGGTAGGGTCGTGCTGCCATATTTTATATTGACAGATTAATGGTTGAAAACTGGTGTTAATCTTGCCTCTCTTTTCTGGGATGAAGGGGATGTTGAAAAAGCATTTTAACCCAAATAAATCCATCGATTGACAGGTATTTATTAAGAATATATAATTAACAATATCGTTAATTATATATATTTATTATGAAATACACTGAACTCAGAAAACTGAAAAGCAAACTATTTTTTACCTTAGAGGACTTGCAGGATTTACTGAATATAAAGAAAGAGTCGGCAAGGGTTTTGTCCACACGATATACCAAAAAAGGGATTTTTATAAGATTGAAAAAGAACTTTTATGTGCTTAGAGATGCATGGGAAGTATTTTCAAATGAAGACTTTCTGAAGCTCTCAAATCTTCTGCAGGTGCCATCTTATGTCTCCTTCACAACAGCGCTTTCATTTTACGAAATTACTACACAGTTACAAAGAAATTTCTTTGAGAGTGTTTCCGTAAAACGCTCTATCAGATTAAACATAAATGGCACTGTCTTTAATTATTATAAAATTCAAAAAAAGTATTTCTTTAGTTTTATGAAAGAGAGAAATATATTTATTGCTACAAAGGAAAAAGCATTTATAGATTCAGTATATCTTTATTCATTTGGAAAATATAAAATGGATTTCAGTGCGATTGACATTGCCAGACTGGATAAGAAAAAGATTAAAGAGCTTTCAGTGGTATATCCTGAAAAGACCAGAGGAATTATAAAGCAATTATGCAAGATTTAGTAAAGCAGGAACAGTTTGAACTGGAGGTTCTCGACAGGCTGAACAGCAGGAAATTTCTAAATCATCTCGTATTTGGTGGTGGAACAATGCTGCGGCTCTGCTTTGGCTTGAACCGATTTTCTGTAGACCTTGATTTTTGGATTATTAAAGATATTGATATAACCAGACTTTTTAAAGAACTGAAAGAATATCTTACTGCGTTTTACACTTTGAAGGACTCTGCCAATAAATTCCATAGCTTATTGTTTGAGGTAAAATCAGAAGATTATCCGAGAAGCTTGAAGATAGAGATTAGAAAAGAAAAAAAGAAGATCAAAACAGAAAATGCGATTGCTTATAGCAGGCATGGAAATATACAGGTCTTTCTCAGGGTGGCCTCTCTAAAAGAAATGATGAGGGCAAAGATAGAGGCTTTTATTCAAAGAAGAGAGATAAGGGACGCCTTTGATATGGAATTCTTATTGAAAAAAGGAATTGAAATAGATGCATCTCCTCAAACACTGAAAAAAATAATCAAAATTATTGATTCTCTTACTAAAAAAGACTACACAGTAAAGCTTGGCTCTTTACTGGAAGAGACAGAAAGAAAGTACTATATAACCGAGAACTTTAAGATTTTAAAATCAGCAATAAAAGAGCAGATTTTACAATCAGAAAGATTAAAAGCGCTCTAAATATAATAATTCATGGTTAAATAAAAAAATATGAATTTATCGTTGAATGTTTTAGGTAAAAGGATATTAAAAGACAAATATAATTCCATTATATTCAAAAAGAGTAGAGGAAGAGAATTATATCTTGTAGGTGGATATATTCGTGATATATTTAGAGGAATATATTCTAATGACAGAGATTTCATAGTTGATAAAGAAATAGATAAATTTGTTGAAGAATTAAATAAGATTTTTCATGGAACGATTATTAGTTTCAAAAAAGGTAACCTTAAAAGAATTGTTTTAAAAAATGGAACAACATTTGACTTTTCGAAACCTCAGGGCACATTACATGAAGATCTATCAAAAAGAGATTTTACAATCAATTCTATTGCATGGTCACCATTAATGGGAATTATAGATCCTTATAATGGTTTAAATGACATAGGAAAAAGGATAATAAAATGCATATCAATTGAAAATTTAAACTCCGATCCTCTAAGGATTATCAGGGCTTACAGATTTGCAGCAGAGCTAAACGGTTCTATTGAAACAAATACCAGGAATGCCCTGAAGTTATTGAATAGTAGCATAAATACACTCTCATCTGAAAGAATTACTTTAGAAGTTTTCAATTTATTAAACTCAGAGCATGCAGCAAAATATCTTGAAATGGCATTTTATGATAGTGTCCTAAGAAAAGTTTTCTACAATTCTTATAAAACCTTACAAAATAATCTTAGAGTAATATATAAACTTGAAAGAACTATTAAAAGCAGTATTCCTAATAATCTTAAAGCATTACTTAATAAAACATTTTCACAAAATTTATCTTACAAGGGTTTACTATGCCTTGAGATTCTCATGCGAAATATAAGAATATCTAAAAGTAATTGTTATTTATTAAAATTAAGTAATCATATAAAAAAGAGAATTGAACTTTTTCAAAGAGGGGATACCGTATATAAAAATAAAGATATTAATTTACAAAAAAAGTTATTTGATATTTTTAACAACGCAAAAGCTGCATCAATTGACTTAATAATCATCGAAAGAAAGTTTGATTTGCTTAATGATTACAGGAGATACTTAAGAATAAATAAGAAAAGTGTTTTAAAAACAAATGAAATAATAAATATCTGTGATATTCATCAAGGTAAGATGCTTGGTTATATAATCAAAGAACTTAGAAGGGCTGAATTCGAGAGAAGAGTAAAAAATAGAAATATGGCTATTACTTATGTTAAAAATATTAAAGATAATATTTTACATAATATATCTTATCAGACATAACAATTAAACATAAATTGTTAGTAAGTTGTTATTATTTTTGTTCAAAAAGAGGTTCTTTCCTACAATAAAGCTGACTTAAACATCTTTGACTATCATTTAGGCATCTAAAAAAATAAATTAATTCAGTATGTTAAATAATTTATAGTGGATTTCCTATTAATGTATTATTTTCTACTCCTATAATTCGCACAGTGACAAGAGATTTTTTGTTATAAGCATTTGTGAAAATATTTACCTTCAAGTAATTACTTGAAGTTCCTATAAACGAACCATCATAGCATTTGTCTTCTATAATGATATCAAGGCAATTATCAATCATAGATTCCATATAACTCTGTTTTTTGCTGATATTTATAGCATTAATTTCTTTAGCCCTTTCTTTTTTTGTGTAAACAGGTATTTGATCAGGCATTGAATATGAAATTGTCTTAGGCCTTTGTGAAAATGTAAATATATGTAGATATGAGAAAGGCAACGAACGAATCACATTTTTTGTATTATTAAATTCATTTACTCCCTCACCAGGAAAACCAACAATAATATCACTTCCGATTGAAACATTAGGTACTTTATTATAAATATCCTCAATAATTCTTGTATATTTATTGATTGTATAATTTCTTCTCATTAATTTTAATATTTTATCATCACCACTTTGTAATGGTATATGAATATGGTTACAAATTCGAGATTCATTTAAAAGTTCAATAATTTCTTTATCAATTTCATTTGGTTCTAATGAACTTAATCTGAATCTTTTTATTTTTGTATTATTCAAAAGAAACTTTATAAGATGTGATAGCTTTTTTTGCGGTTTAAAGTCTTTACCGTATAAACCAAGATTAATACCAGTAATAACTATTTCATTAAATCCTTCTTCTTGAAGTTCCAAAACCTGATTTAAAACATTTTGAAAATTAAGACTTTTTGATTGCCCTCTAGCATGTGGTATTACACAATAAGCACAAGAATAATTACAACCATCTTGAACCTTAACATAAGGCCTTGATCGAAGATTATAATTGAAAGTATTAGTTTTATTATTATTATTTAACATATTAATAATATTATATTTATTATTATTTTCGACAATAATTATCGAATCATCAATTTGTTTAACTTCTTCAGGATTCAATTGTGAGTAACAACCTGTTACAATAACTTTTGCTCCAGTTTTGACACATTTTCTGATAATTTGTCTTGATTGATAATCGCTTTTTGAGGTTACAGAGCAAGTATTGATAATACAAAAATCTGGTCTGTCATATATAGTTACAGGTATGAACCCATTTTTTACAAGATTTCCTTCAATAAAAACACTTTCTGATTGATTTACTTTACACCCGAGGGTTAAAATAGAAAATTTCATATAGAGACGGGCTCTCCATCTAATGAATGTTTTTTACCTTTAGTTATTTTCACTGTTATTAATTTTCCCTCTTTTAATGTTATTTTTTGAATATTAACTATTTTATTGGTACGTGTTCTTCCTGTAAGTTTGTTATCATCTGTCTTACTATGACCTTCAATAAGTATTTCGTGGAAAG
The sequence above is a segment of the Nitrospirota bacterium genome. Coding sequences within it:
- a CDS encoding nucleotidyl transferase AbiEii/AbiGii toxin family protein — protein: MQDLVKQEQFELEVLDRLNSRKFLNHLVFGGGTMLRLCFGLNRFSVDLDFWIIKDIDITRLFKELKEYLTAFYTLKDSANKFHSLLFEVKSEDYPRSLKIEIRKEKKKIKTENAIAYSRHGNIQVFLRVASLKEMMRAKIEAFIQRREIRDAFDMEFLLKKGIEIDASPQTLKKIIKIIDSLTKKDYTVKLGSLLEETERKYYITENFKILKSAIKEQILQSERLKAL
- a CDS encoding CCA tRNA nucleotidyltransferase, with translation MNVLGKRILKDKYNSIIFKKSRGRELYLVGGYIRDIFRGIYSNDRDFIVDKEIDKFVEELNKIFHGTIISFKKGNLKRIVLKNGTTFDFSKPQGTLHEDLSKRDFTINSIAWSPLMGIIDPYNGLNDIGKRIIKCISIENLNSDPLRIIRAYRFAAELNGSIETNTRNALKLLNSSINTLSSERITLEVFNLLNSEHAAKYLEMAFYDSVLRKVFYNSYKTLQNNLRVIYKLERTIKSSIPNNLKALLNKTFSQNLSYKGLLCLEILMRNIRISKSNCYLLKLSNHIKKRIELFQRGDTVYKNKDINLQKKLFDIFNNAKAASIDLIIIERKFDLLNDYRRYLRINKKSVLKTNEIINICDIHQGKMLGYIIKELRRAEFERRVKNRNMAITYVKNIKDNILHNISYQT
- the mtaB gene encoding tRNA (N(6)-L-threonylcarbamoyladenosine(37)-C(2))-methylthiotransferase MtaB, encoding MKFSILTLGCKVNQSESVFIEGNLVKNGFIPVTIYDRPDFCIINTCSVTSKSDYQSRQIIRKCVKTGAKVIVTGCYSQLNPEEVKQIDDSIIIVENNNKYNIINMLNNNNKTNTFNYNLRSRPYVKVQDGCNYSCAYCVIPHARGQSKSLNFQNVLNQVLELQEEGFNEIVITGINLGLYGKDFKPQKKLSHLIKFLLNNTKIKRFRLSSLEPNEIDKEIIELLNESRICNHIHIPLQSGDDKILKLMRRNYTINKYTRIIEDIYNKVPNVSIGSDIIVGFPGEGVNEFNNTKNVIRSLPFSYLHIFTFSQRPKTISYSMPDQIPVYTKKERAKEINAINISKKQSYMESMIDNCLDIIIEDKCYDGSFIGTSSNYLKVNIFTNAYNKKSLVTVRIIGVENNTLIGNPL